A window of Pseudomonas mucidolens contains these coding sequences:
- a CDS encoding GAF domain-containing protein, which produces MIDLQQAGTGLDGYAMLCAQLESLLADERDFIANAAQFSAFLFNQLEDLNWAGFYLNRDEELVLGPFQGQIACVRIPFGRGVCGAAAATRQTQRVEDVHAFAGHIACDSASNSELVVPLIKDGKLIGVLDLDSPELARFTLEDQTGIEQLSAIFLRLTDC; this is translated from the coding sequence ATGATCGATTTACAGCAGGCCGGTACTGGCCTTGACGGGTACGCAATGCTGTGTGCGCAACTTGAGTCCTTGTTGGCGGATGAGCGGGACTTCATTGCCAATGCGGCGCAGTTTTCCGCGTTCCTGTTTAATCAACTCGAGGATTTGAACTGGGCGGGCTTCTATCTCAATCGTGACGAAGAGCTGGTCCTCGGGCCTTTCCAGGGACAGATCGCCTGCGTGCGAATTCCGTTTGGCCGGGGTGTCTGTGGGGCTGCCGCGGCCACACGGCAAACCCAGCGGGTGGAAGATGTTCATGCCTTTGCCGGGCACATCGCATGTGACAGCGCCTCCAACAGCGAACTGGTTGTCCCTTTGATCAAGGATGGGAAGTTGATTGGCGTGCTGGACCTCGACAGCCCAGAACTGGCGCGTTTTACCCTCGAAGATCAAACCGGTATCGAGCAACTGTCAGCGATTTTCCTGCGCTTGACCGACTGCTGA
- a CDS encoding ATP-binding protein → MDSRLNAFLERADAVLARLEPLLPAPRQVIDWDQCLAARWQREGRSGFLLPLEVSLDMRLSDLIGVDKQREQLARNTQQFLDGLPANHALLWGARGTGKSSLVRALLAQHAKAGLRLIEIERDHLADLPRVVEQLVKLPQRFVLFCDDLSFEAGESDYRVLKSVLDGSLEQAPENVLLYATSNRRHLVPENQSDNENWKRVDGELHPNEAVEDKIALSDRFGLWLSFYPFSQEHFLDVVEHWIGELASKSGLQWQWDEELDILAVRWATGRGNRNGRCAYQFARYWVGLKLLERQA, encoded by the coding sequence GTGGATTCTCGATTGAATGCCTTTCTTGAGCGGGCCGATGCGGTGCTTGCTCGTCTGGAGCCTTTATTGCCAGCCCCTCGCCAAGTCATTGACTGGGACCAATGTTTGGCTGCCCGCTGGCAGCGCGAAGGTCGCAGCGGATTCTTGTTGCCGCTGGAAGTCAGCCTGGATATGCGCCTGTCGGATTTGATCGGCGTGGACAAGCAGCGCGAACAACTGGCGCGCAATACCCAACAGTTTCTCGACGGTTTGCCGGCCAACCACGCATTGCTCTGGGGCGCGCGGGGGACCGGCAAATCCTCTCTGGTGCGGGCTTTGTTGGCTCAGCACGCCAAGGCCGGTCTACGGCTGATTGAGATCGAACGCGATCACCTGGCGGACCTGCCAAGGGTGGTGGAGCAACTGGTCAAGTTGCCACAACGCTTCGTGCTGTTTTGCGATGATTTGTCCTTTGAAGCGGGTGAAAGCGATTACCGGGTCCTCAAGAGCGTGCTGGATGGCTCCCTGGAACAGGCGCCGGAAAACGTCTTGCTGTACGCCACGTCCAACCGCCGCCACCTGGTCCCGGAAAACCAGAGCGACAATGAGAATTGGAAGAGAGTCGATGGCGAGCTGCATCCCAATGAAGCCGTGGAAGACAAGATTGCCTTGTCCGATCGTTTTGGGCTGTGGCTGTCGTTTTATCCGTTCAGTCAGGAGCATTTCCTGGATGTGGTCGAGCATTGGATCGGCGAGTTGGCGAGCAAGTCCGGTCTGCAATGGCAATGGGATGAAGAGCTGGACATTCTTGCGGTGCGCTGGGCCACGGGGCGCGGTAACCGAAACGGCCGCTGTGCCTATCAGTTCGCCCGTTATTGGGTAGGTCTGAAACTCCTGGAGCGTCAAGCATGA
- a CDS encoding response regulator codes for MDIKFSHRLSYRQARLTVLVGFVLGTLLSLIQIGIDYASEDASINREIHSLIEISHNPASRIAYNIDAELAQELTRGLLHSPAIIRAQLIDNNGMVLADVDRPRKESSYRPLSDFMFGANRQFEDRLYLTHMPSESLGVLRLDVDTYTFGNRFLHRAVITLLNGFARSLILTGLLLGLFYVMLTQPLVRIIRELSTHDTRNASSKRLKCPPGHEHDEIGVLVNVANQQFENMETEIQQRRHAEDRLTEYLGQLEDIVSARTTELKASNLQLSQSNQELEAAKMTALGMAQSRAAFLANMSHEIRTPLNGLLGMIALSLDSPLNAEQRQQLSIAHDSGKVLVELLNDILDLSKFDAGQLELESIPFDLGSLVEDTANLLSQNAAPSVELTCLIEPQFPAQIIGDPTRVRQIISNLLSNALKFTRFGRVDVRVGMHEGDVRIEVCDTGIGIAQEAQVKIFQPFTQAGAGITRQFGGTGLGLALTHNLCEAMSGRLSISSEAGFGSQFCADLPLSAHTPAVDLAPLAGDVIVITGASSGLAELLNTLLPGWGLTPRCYTLDDNLYGLAPDLLITDCPECLFNLRPAIKAPILLVTAYGNFMPSAEVAAFAPLQQQARPLSRTALYQILQRTLRIGADTALDFVQLESAPLAFRARILLVEDNPVNQLVAKGMLGKLGCEVIVAAHGGEALKLLEEHRFDMVLMDCNMPVMDGYEASRQIRRSGRWPELPIVALTANALSEERERCRAAGMNDYLAKPFRREELNALLDLWVPITTSL; via the coding sequence ATGGATATCAAGTTCTCCCACCGCTTGTCTTATAGGCAAGCCAGACTGACTGTGCTGGTCGGTTTCGTATTGGGAACCTTGCTCAGCCTGATCCAGATCGGCATTGATTATGCCAGCGAAGACGCCTCCATCAACCGTGAAATACACTCGCTGATAGAAATCAGCCATAACCCGGCTTCGCGCATTGCCTACAACATCGACGCCGAACTGGCCCAGGAGCTGACGCGAGGCCTGCTGCACTCCCCCGCCATCATCCGGGCGCAATTGATCGACAACAACGGGATGGTACTGGCGGACGTTGACCGGCCGCGCAAGGAAAGCAGCTACCGGCCCCTCAGCGATTTTATGTTCGGTGCCAATCGCCAGTTCGAAGACCGGCTGTATCTCACGCATATGCCTAGCGAGTCCCTGGGGGTCTTGCGCCTGGATGTCGACACTTACACGTTCGGAAACCGTTTCCTGCACCGCGCCGTGATCACCCTGCTCAACGGCTTTGCCCGCAGCCTGATCCTGACAGGTCTTCTGCTGGGGCTGTTCTACGTGATGCTGACGCAGCCCCTGGTGCGGATTATCCGCGAACTGAGCACCCATGACACCCGCAACGCTTCCAGCAAGCGCCTGAAGTGCCCGCCGGGCCACGAACACGACGAAATCGGCGTACTGGTCAACGTCGCCAACCAGCAATTTGAAAACATGGAAACCGAAATCCAGCAACGGCGCCACGCCGAGGATCGCCTGACCGAGTATCTCGGGCAACTGGAGGACATTGTTTCAGCGCGGACGACCGAGCTCAAGGCGAGCAACCTTCAATTGAGCCAATCCAACCAAGAGTTGGAAGCTGCGAAGATGACAGCCCTCGGCATGGCCCAGTCACGGGCCGCCTTCCTGGCCAACATGAGTCACGAAATCCGCACCCCGCTCAATGGTTTGCTGGGGATGATCGCCCTTTCCCTGGACAGCCCGCTGAATGCCGAGCAGCGTCAACAACTGTCCATCGCCCACGACTCCGGCAAAGTGCTGGTGGAACTGCTCAACGATATTCTCGACTTGTCCAAGTTCGATGCCGGTCAGTTGGAGCTGGAGAGCATTCCGTTCGACCTTGGCTCACTGGTCGAGGACACCGCCAATCTGCTTTCGCAAAACGCGGCACCCAGTGTCGAGCTGACGTGCCTGATCGAACCGCAGTTTCCCGCCCAAATCATCGGCGATCCGACCCGAGTCCGGCAGATCATCAGTAACTTGCTGTCGAATGCCTTGAAATTCACCCGCTTCGGCCGGGTCGATGTGCGCGTCGGCATGCATGAGGGTGATGTGCGCATCGAGGTATGCGACACCGGCATCGGCATTGCGCAGGAGGCTCAGGTGAAGATATTTCAACCCTTCACTCAGGCCGGCGCCGGCATTACACGCCAGTTTGGTGGGACAGGCTTGGGGCTGGCGCTGACTCACAACCTCTGCGAAGCCATGTCCGGCCGCCTGAGCATCAGCTCGGAGGCGGGATTTGGCAGCCAGTTCTGCGCCGATCTGCCATTGTCCGCTCATACGCCAGCCGTCGACCTGGCTCCTCTGGCGGGTGACGTGATAGTGATTACCGGAGCCAGCAGCGGCCTTGCGGAATTACTCAACACACTGCTGCCCGGTTGGGGCTTGACGCCGCGTTGCTACACCCTCGACGACAATTTGTACGGGCTCGCTCCCGATCTGCTGATCACTGACTGCCCTGAGTGCCTGTTCAATCTGCGGCCAGCCATCAAGGCACCGATTCTGCTGGTCACTGCCTACGGTAACTTCATGCCCAGCGCAGAGGTGGCCGCCTTCGCCCCCTTACAGCAGCAGGCACGTCCGCTGAGCCGCACTGCGCTGTACCAGATTTTGCAGCGAACCTTGCGCATCGGCGCCGACACGGCACTGGATTTCGTCCAACTGGAAAGCGCTCCCCTGGCTTTCCGCGCGCGAATCCTGCTGGTGGAGGACAACCCAGTCAATCAACTGGTGGCCAAGGGCATGCTGGGCAAGCTCGGCTGCGAGGTGATTGTGGCGGCCCACGGCGGCGAAGCGCTGAAGCTGTTGGAGGAGCACCGCTTCGACATGGTGTTGATGGACTGCAACATGCCGGTGATGGATGGCTACGAGGCGAGCCGGCAAATTCGCCGCAGCGGACGCTGGCCCGAGCTGCCGATTGTCGCGCTGACCGCCAATGCTCTGTCCGAAGAACGGGAGCGTTGCCGGGCAGCGGGGATGAACGACTATCTGGCCAAGCCTTTTCGCCGGGAAGAACTCAACGCCCTGCTCGACCTGTGGGTACCGATTACGACAAGTCTCTGA
- a CDS encoding deoxyguanosinetriphosphate triphosphohydrolase translates to MDWPTLLTRERLGKSLHSPEELGRSPFHKDHDRIIFSGAFRRLGRKTQVHPVTSNDHIHTRLTHSLEVSCVGRSLGMRVGETIRSALPDWCDPSDLGMVVHSACLAHDIGNPPFGHSGEDAIRHWFQQAAGRGWLDDMSSAERNDFLNFEGNAQGFRVLTQLEYHQFDGGTRLTYATLGTYLKYPWSARHADSLGYKKHKFGCYQSELPILEQIAQKLGLPQLEEQRWARHPLVYLMEAADDICYALIDLEDGLEMDLLEYAEVESLLLNLVGDDLPETYRQLGPQDSRRRKLAILRGKAIEHLTNAAARAFVEQQSALLAGTLQGDLVEHMHGPAKRCVLNAKDMARKKIFQDKRKTLHEIGAYTTLEILLNAFCGAALEQHGGRTPSFKNRRILDLLGNSAPHPDWSMHRSFLRMIDFIAGMTDSYASEMAREMTGRSSPQ, encoded by the coding sequence TTGGATTGGCCCACCCTGCTCACCCGCGAACGCCTTGGAAAATCCCTGCATAGCCCGGAAGAACTGGGTCGCAGCCCCTTTCATAAAGACCATGACCGGATCATTTTCTCTGGAGCCTTCCGCCGCTTGGGCCGCAAGACCCAGGTCCACCCGGTCACGAGCAACGACCATATTCATACCAGGCTGACTCATTCCCTGGAGGTCAGTTGCGTCGGTCGCTCGCTGGGCATGCGTGTCGGCGAAACAATTCGCAGCGCCCTGCCCGACTGGTGCGACCCCAGCGACCTGGGCATGGTGGTGCATTCTGCCTGCCTGGCGCACGACATCGGCAATCCACCGTTCGGCCACTCCGGTGAAGACGCGATTCGCCACTGGTTCCAGCAGGCAGCGGGTCGCGGCTGGCTGGATGACATGAGCAGCGCCGAGCGCAATGACTTCCTCAATTTCGAAGGCAATGCCCAAGGCTTCCGGGTGCTGACGCAGTTGGAGTACCACCAGTTCGACGGTGGCACCCGCCTGACCTACGCGACACTCGGGACGTACCTGAAATATCCCTGGAGCGCTCGCCATGCCGATTCACTGGGCTACAAGAAACACAAGTTCGGCTGCTACCAGAGCGAGCTGCCGATCCTTGAGCAAATCGCCCAGAAACTAGGTCTGCCGCAACTCGAAGAGCAACGCTGGGCGCGCCATCCGCTGGTCTACTTGATGGAGGCCGCCGATGATATTTGCTACGCCTTGATCGATCTGGAAGACGGCCTTGAGATGGATCTGCTGGAATACGCCGAAGTCGAATCGCTGCTGTTGAATCTGGTGGGCGATGATTTGCCAGAGACATATCGGCAACTGGGCCCGCAGGACTCCCGGCGACGCAAGCTGGCGATCCTGCGTGGCAAGGCCATCGAGCATTTGACCAACGCCGCGGCACGGGCCTTCGTCGAACAGCAGTCAGCGTTGCTGGCCGGCACCCTGCAAGGTGACCTGGTGGAACATATGCATGGCCCCGCCAAACGTTGCGTACTCAATGCCAAGGACATGGCGCGCAAGAAGATCTTCCAGGACAAACGTAAGACGCTGCATGAAATTGGCGCCTACACCACCCTGGAAATTCTCCTGAATGCCTTCTGTGGAGCTGCACTGGAGCAACATGGCGGCCGCACGCCATCCTTCAAGAACAGAAGAATCCTCGACTTATTGGGCAACAGCGCTCCGCATCCGGACTGGTCGATGCATCGCTCATTCCTGCGCATGATTGATTTCATCGCGGGCATGACCGACAGCTATGCCAGCGAGATGGCGCGCGAGATGACCGGGCGTTCCAGCCCCCAATAA
- a CDS encoding transporter substrate-binding domain-containing protein, which translates to MPRRLKDYLIILSFGLCLSTSVSATHADPERYSLLSRTSSIPRTAALNKTQREWLQNKRELVLGTSAPDYAPFDVTVSGRDYEGITADYAGILAKTLALPISVLRYPSREAAIEALEAGEIDLLGTANGFEAKNSAIVLSQPYAIDQPVLVTREGENPPLNDGLAGMRLSLVYHYLPLAEVEALYPEAIIQTYQSYQNALNAVAFDKADVFLGDTISTHYMINKGYLKNIRMANFGEHEAYGFSFAVHHDQQILLSIINSILAAVTTHERERISKRWSAGSDILLTDQKLQLSVREERWLKQHPVVKVVINETFAPLTFLDSEGRLRGITADLLELIRLRTGLRFEVHNTRSVNEMIQQIETGRADIIAAILPSPERESRLNFSRPYLENSYVLLTRKEPGAPSSLEQLAGKHLAVTEGNPVVSYLRREFPQIILQEVSDTFKATEMLAQEQVEGAVNSLVVANYFLSSHVFKNNLQISSSIGTELASFSLATSRGATELNSILDKALLSIAPDELGVINSRWRGYTEVSDSYWRNYHRLIIQIITGIGLLLLTSLAWNAYMRRQIKQRQMAERALNDQYEFMRALVNETPHPIYVRDRDGLLQICNDSYLQVFDVKREEVIGKCITQMGLDIDSEAKQYQADYQRVVSEGSSLILDRPLHIHGQKLTIYHWILPYRNSVGEVQGVIGGWIDISERRQLFDELRAAKDRADEANRAKSTFLATMSHEIRTPMNAVIGMLELTLKRADHGGLDRPAIEVAYNSAKDLLELIGDILDIARIESGRLSLAPERVNLREMIESVIRVFDGLARQKSLQLLLEFNSGVSENDVQIDPLRFKQILSNLVSNAIKFTEQGEVKIKVDVQPTLQPQQIEMRLVVEDTGIGISRRDQQRLFEPFSQADNSGHLARSGAGLGLVICRSLCEMMGGRLTLSSVPSVGTEVFVSLKLTSLPPAQPLIELKPAAPNAAAVLSVLVVDDHPANRLLMCQQLGFLGHQFTAVQHGAAGFQAWRQAHFDLIIADCNMPIMNGYELARSIREHEQRENLAPCIILGFTANAQPEERQRCKEAGMNDCLFKPISLTMLERHLAEITPKPPGELFELGNLNALTGGDPILSQRLLGELLRSSRHDREELMTLLAQGTRQDLINQAHKIKGAARIVQARTLAEQCEALEQAGEGVDQPHIDTWVKAIERTMLELERLLKMQLDRPSSH; encoded by the coding sequence ATGCCAAGGCGCTTAAAGGACTATTTAATCATATTAAGTTTCGGGCTGTGCCTGAGTACCTCAGTGTCAGCCACTCACGCCGATCCGGAACGTTATTCGCTACTGAGCCGTACCAGTAGTATTCCGCGGACTGCGGCACTGAACAAAACACAGCGTGAATGGCTGCAAAACAAACGCGAGCTCGTGCTGGGGACCTCGGCACCCGACTACGCCCCTTTCGACGTGACCGTCAGCGGACGCGACTATGAAGGCATCACAGCCGATTACGCCGGCATCCTCGCCAAGACCCTCGCCCTGCCCATCAGCGTGCTGCGCTACCCGTCGAGGGAAGCCGCGATCGAGGCACTGGAAGCAGGGGAAATCGACCTGCTGGGCACTGCCAACGGCTTTGAAGCAAAAAATTCCGCTATTGTCCTGTCTCAGCCCTACGCTATAGACCAGCCGGTACTGGTCACTCGAGAGGGAGAAAACCCTCCACTCAATGACGGGCTGGCTGGTATGCGACTAAGCCTTGTCTACCATTACTTGCCCTTGGCGGAAGTCGAAGCGCTCTATCCAGAGGCCATTATCCAGACTTACCAGTCCTACCAGAACGCGCTGAATGCCGTGGCGTTCGACAAGGCCGATGTATTTCTCGGCGATACCATTTCCACTCACTACATGATCAACAAGGGCTATCTGAAAAATATCCGGATGGCGAATTTCGGCGAGCATGAAGCGTATGGCTTCAGCTTTGCCGTGCACCACGATCAGCAAATCCTGCTCAGCATCATCAACTCGATTCTCGCCGCCGTCACCACCCATGAGCGGGAACGCATCTCCAAGCGCTGGAGCGCTGGCAGCGACATTTTGTTGACCGATCAGAAGTTGCAACTGAGCGTGCGAGAGGAGCGCTGGCTCAAGCAACACCCCGTAGTGAAGGTGGTGATCAACGAGACCTTCGCACCACTGACCTTTCTTGACTCGGAGGGCCGATTGCGCGGCATCACCGCTGACCTGCTGGAGCTGATCCGTTTGCGTACAGGTCTGCGCTTCGAGGTTCACAATACCCGCAGCGTCAACGAAATGATCCAGCAAATTGAAACCGGCAGGGCAGATATCATCGCGGCAATACTCCCTAGCCCAGAACGAGAGAGCAGGCTGAACTTCAGCCGTCCCTACCTGGAAAACTCCTATGTCCTGCTGACACGCAAGGAACCTGGTGCGCCCTCCAGCCTGGAGCAGTTGGCAGGCAAGCATCTCGCGGTCACCGAGGGCAATCCCGTGGTGAGCTATCTGCGGCGCGAGTTTCCGCAGATTATCCTGCAGGAAGTCAGCGACACCTTCAAGGCAACGGAAATGTTGGCCCAGGAGCAAGTGGAAGGTGCGGTCAATTCTCTGGTGGTCGCCAACTACTTCCTCTCCTCGCACGTATTCAAGAACAATTTGCAGATAAGCTCGAGTATTGGCACTGAACTCGCTTCCTTTTCATTGGCGACCTCGCGCGGTGCCACCGAACTGAACTCGATCCTCGACAAGGCGCTCCTGAGCATCGCCCCCGATGAACTGGGGGTCATCAACAGCCGCTGGCGCGGTTACACGGAGGTGTCCGACAGTTACTGGCGCAACTACCACCGCTTGATTATCCAGATCATCACGGGTATCGGACTGCTGTTGCTGACATCTTTAGCCTGGAATGCCTACATGCGCAGGCAGATCAAGCAACGCCAGATGGCTGAGCGCGCGCTCAACGACCAATATGAATTCATGCGCGCCCTGGTCAATGAAACGCCCCACCCGATCTACGTACGTGACCGCGATGGCTTGCTCCAGATCTGCAATGACAGCTACCTGCAGGTTTTCGACGTCAAGCGTGAGGAGGTCATTGGTAAATGCATCACTCAGATGGGCCTCGACATTGATTCGGAAGCCAAGCAATACCAAGCCGATTATCAGCGGGTGGTGAGCGAAGGCAGCTCACTGATCCTTGATCGCCCCTTGCACATCCATGGGCAGAAGTTGACGATTTATCACTGGATATTGCCGTACCGTAACTCAGTCGGCGAAGTCCAGGGCGTTATCGGCGGCTGGATCGATATCAGTGAACGACGTCAATTGTTCGATGAACTGCGCGCCGCCAAGGATCGCGCGGATGAAGCCAATCGCGCCAAAAGCACGTTCCTGGCAACCATGAGCCACGAGATTCGCACGCCGATGAACGCGGTCATCGGGATGCTTGAGCTGACACTCAAGCGCGCCGATCATGGGGGGCTGGATCGCCCGGCGATCGAAGTTGCCTACAACTCTGCCAAAGACCTGCTGGAGTTGATCGGCGATATCCTGGATATCGCCCGGATCGAATCCGGTCGCTTGAGCCTGGCACCGGAACGCGTCAACCTGCGAGAAATGATCGAGTCGGTGATACGCGTCTTCGATGGCCTGGCGCGCCAGAAAAGCCTGCAGTTGCTATTGGAGTTCAATTCCGGCGTCAGCGAAAACGACGTGCAGATCGATCCCCTGCGCTTCAAGCAGATTCTGTCGAACCTGGTGAGTAATGCCATCAAGTTCACCGAGCAGGGTGAAGTGAAGATCAAGGTGGACGTCCAACCCACCCTCCAACCGCAACAAATCGAGATGAGGCTGGTAGTCGAAGACACGGGAATCGGCATCAGCCGGCGTGATCAGCAACGGTTGTTCGAACCGTTCTCCCAAGCCGACAACTCTGGGCACCTGGCCAGAAGCGGTGCGGGCCTGGGGTTGGTAATCTGTCGCAGCCTGTGCGAAATGATGGGCGGGCGATTGACACTGAGCAGTGTGCCCAGCGTCGGCACCGAGGTCTTTGTCTCACTCAAGTTGACCAGTCTGCCGCCCGCACAGCCTTTGATCGAACTCAAGCCCGCGGCCCCGAATGCGGCCGCCGTACTCAGCGTACTGGTGGTGGACGACCACCCCGCTAATCGTTTACTCATGTGCCAGCAACTGGGCTTCCTGGGTCATCAGTTTACCGCCGTCCAGCATGGCGCAGCAGGTTTCCAAGCGTGGCGCCAGGCGCATTTCGACCTGATCATCGCCGACTGCAACATGCCTATCATGAACGGCTATGAGTTGGCCCGCTCGATTCGCGAACATGAACAACGGGAAAACCTCGCGCCTTGTATCATCCTGGGCTTTACCGCCAATGCCCAACCCGAAGAACGGCAGCGCTGCAAAGAAGCCGGCATGAATGACTGTCTGTTCAAGCCCATCAGCCTCACGATGCTGGAGCGCCACCTGGCCGAAATTACCCCCAAGCCGCCCGGTGAACTCTTTGAGCTGGGTAACCTGAATGCCCTCACCGGCGGTGACCCCATATTAAGCCAGCGTCTGCTGGGGGAATTGCTCAGAAGCAGCCGCCATGACCGCGAAGAGCTGATGACACTTCTGGCGCAAGGCACGCGCCAAGACCTCATTAACCAGGCCCACAAAATCAAGGGCGCGGCCAGAATCGTCCAGGCCCGGACCTTGGCGGAGCAATGCGAAGCCCTGGAACAGGCTGGCGAAGGTGTCGACCAACCGCACATCGACACGTGGGTCAAGGCTATCGAAAGAACCATGCTGGAGCTGGAACGTCTCCTGAAAATGCAACTCGACCGGCCATCGTCTCACTGA
- a CDS encoding response regulator: MLEQQLRILLVEDHPFQLLAIQSLLNSFGFNQLTPTENAEQAIKLMAHTEIPFDVMICDQCLPDLTGLELIEIANRAGFIKRAILLSGLPVIELESLKTQAVKRNIPLLGYLAKPLNKEAWITIIGNSGLASNQKLRSATPH; encoded by the coding sequence ATGCTCGAACAACAGCTGCGCATCCTGCTAGTGGAGGATCATCCCTTCCAACTTCTGGCGATCCAAAGCCTGCTCAACAGTTTTGGATTCAATCAATTGACGCCCACTGAAAATGCAGAACAGGCGATCAAGTTGATGGCACACACCGAAATACCATTCGACGTCATGATCTGCGATCAATGCCTGCCTGACCTAACCGGACTTGAGCTGATAGAAATAGCCAACCGCGCGGGTTTTATCAAACGCGCCATATTGTTAAGCGGGCTCCCCGTCATCGAACTGGAAAGCCTGAAAACCCAGGCAGTAAAACGTAACATCCCGTTGCTCGGCTATCTGGCTAAACCTCTGAATAAAGAAGCGTGGATCACGATCATTGGTAACTCCGGGCTTGCATCGAATCAAAAGCTGCGTTCTGCCACCCCTCATTAA
- a CDS encoding response regulator transcription factor, whose amino-acid sequence MNSVFIIDDHPVIRLAIRMLLEHEGYKVVGETDNGCDAIQMVRECLPDLIILDISIPKLDGLEVLCRFNAMSTPMKTLILTAQSPTLFATRCMRSGADGYVCKEGDLSELISAIRAVLSGYNYFPSQALNASNAEEGSNEELELFKSVNDRELMVLQLFAQGRTNKEIAKGMFLSNKTVSTYKKRLMQKLKAKSLVELIEMAKRNALV is encoded by the coding sequence ATGAACTCAGTTTTTATTATCGATGATCATCCTGTTATTCGACTTGCCATACGAATGTTACTCGAACACGAAGGTTACAAAGTAGTTGGTGAAACCGACAATGGTTGCGACGCAATACAGATGGTTCGCGAATGCCTTCCAGACCTTATAATTCTTGACATCAGCATTCCTAAACTCGACGGACTGGAGGTCCTTTGCAGGTTCAATGCAATGAGTACTCCGATGAAAACCCTGATTCTTACAGCCCAGTCTCCGACACTCTTCGCTACACGTTGCATGCGATCAGGCGCCGATGGCTATGTGTGTAAAGAGGGTGATCTGAGTGAACTTATAAGCGCCATAAGGGCTGTGCTATCCGGATACAATTACTTTCCCAGCCAGGCCTTGAACGCCAGTAATGCTGAAGAGGGTAGCAACGAAGAGCTTGAACTTTTCAAATCCGTCAACGATCGGGAACTAATGGTTTTGCAGCTTTTTGCACAAGGGCGTACAAACAAGGAAATCGCCAAAGGTATGTTCCTCAGTAACAAAACCGTCAGCACCTACAAAAAGAGACTCATGCAAAAACTCAAAGCCAAATCCTTGGTAGAACTTATCGAGATGGCAAAACGCAACGCGTTAGTGTGA